Below is a genomic region from Planctomycetota bacterium.
GGCACCTCGGGACGGCGCGCCGCAACAAGGCCGCGATCCTCTGGGAGGGAGAGCCGGGGGAGGAGCGGGTCCTCACGTATCAGCAGCTTCACCGTGAAGTGTGCCGGTTCGCCCACGCGCTCCGGTCGATCGGGGTGCGCAAGGGCGACCGCGTGACGATCTACATGCCGATGGTTCCGGAGCTGGCGGTGGCGATGCTGGCCTGCGCCCGCCTCGGGGCGCCGCACAGCGTGGTCTTCGGCGGCTTCAGCGCCGAGGCCTTGCGGGACCGCATCAACGACTGCTCCTCCAAGGTCGTGGTGACCGCCGACGGCGGCTGGCGCCGCGGCACGGTGGTTCCGCTCAAGAAGACGACCGACGAGGCCCTCCAGGGCACGTCTTCCGTGGAGAAGGTGGTGGTCCTGCGCCGGACGGGCCACGAGGTTCCGTTCCAGGCGGGGCGGGACGTCTGGTGGCACGACCTCGTCGCGGGCGCCCCCGCGGAGCTCCCGGCGGAGGAGATGGACGCGGAGGACATGCTTTTCCTCCTGTACACGAGCGGGACGACCGGAAAGCCCAAAGGGATTCTTCACACGACCGGCGGGTACATGACGGGCGTGTACGCGACGACGAAGTGGATCTTCGATCTGAAGGACGAAGACGTCTACTGGTGCACGGCGGACATCGGATGGGTGACCGGGCACTCGTACGTCGTCTACGGGCCGCTGCTCAACGGAGCCACGGTCCTCATGTACGAAGGCGCGCCGGACTTCCCGGGGCGCGACCGCTGGTGGGCGCTCGTCGAGAAGTACAAGGTCAACATCCTGTACACGGCTCCCACGGCGATCCGGGCGTTCATGAAGTGGGGCGAGGAGCTTCCGGCCAGGCACGACCTTTCGTCGCTCCGCCTGCTCGGTTCGGTGGGCGAGCCCATCAATCCCGAAGCCTGGATGTGGTACCACCGCGTCATCGGGGGCGGCCGGTGTCCGATCGTGGACACTTGGTGGCAGACGGAGACGGGGCACATTCTGATTTCGCCCCTGCCCGGGATCACCCGGACCAAGCCCGGCTCGGCCTGTTTCCCGTTCCCCGGGGTCGAAGCGGACGTGGTCAACGACAAGGGGGAGAGCGTGGATGCGGGTTACCTCGTCCTGAAATCCCCCTGGCCGGGGATGCTGCGGGGGATTTACGGCGATCCCGAGCGGTACCGGAAGACGTACTGGGAGCGGTTCGGCCGGTGGTACTTCGCCGGGGACGGGGCCAAGCGCGACAAGCAGGGCTACTTCTGGGTGCTGGGCCGCGTGGACGACGTCCTCAAGGTGAGCGGCCATCGGCTTTCGACGATGGAGATCGAAAGCGCCCTCGTCGATCACCCGGCGGTGGCCGAGGCGGCGGTGATCGGCCGGCATCACGAGATCAAGGAAAACGCGGTCGTGGCGTTCGTGTCGTTGCGGGCCGGTCACTCGGCCGGGGACGGGCTGGTCCAGCAGCTCAAGGAGCACGTGGTCCGGAAGATCGGGTCGCTCGCCCGGCCGGACGACATCTACATCACCGCGGAGCTTCCGAAGACGCGCTCGGGCAAGATCATGCGGCGGCTCCTGCGGGACATCGCGGAGGGGCGCGCGATCGGGGACACGACGACGCTGGCGGACCCGGCCGTGGTGCGTTCGCTCAAGGAGCAGTACGAGGAGAAGGAAGGGTAGGCGGAGCCGCCCAGGAATTGCCCATGCAGGGGCTCCGGCCCGACGTAAGTCCTCCGGGGCCAGGACGATGAGCCAATCCGGCGGGTCTCCCGCACGCTGCGGGCGTACGATGATTGTCTCCGCACGCCGCGGTTCCTCGTGGACGCGCATTTCTCTGCCGCCGGAGGGACTCAGCCCGTGAGCGCGAAGAGGCCTTCGGCCTCGTTGATGGACATCAACCAGTACTCGGTCAGCTGCTTCAGCGTCAGTCGCCGGACCCGACACTTCTGGAAGAGCTTCTCCTCGTCCAGCTCGGCCTCGAACGCCACCACCAGCATGAAGCTCAACAGCATCATCAGCATGAGCGCCTCGAACACCTCCGCCGCCCGGGCTCCCCGGGTCCAGACGTGCTTGGAGTTCATCGCCTCGTTGAGGGCTCGAAACCCATGGTTCTCGATCGACCAGCGAAGATGAGCCAGTTCCCTCATGTCCTCGGCGCAGAGCGTCAGGTCCGTGGTGATGATCCAGAAGGTCTCCCGCTCTCCCTGGCCCTTGATCGGCTCGGTCACCACGCGGGCCACCTTCAGCTCCCTCTCATATCCCTCGTGGCGAAAGCCGGTCGCCGCCCAGATCTCATAGGAAAGCCCTCGGACCAGGTCGATTCCCTGCCGGTGTTCCACCTCAGGCCCGAACTCGCCTGCGGCTTCAAAGATCGCCTCGGCATCCTTCAGGAGGTTCAGGCTGTCGAGCTCCTTGGTCTTCACCAGCAGGTGTGTCCCAAGGTCCTCCGGGCACAGACGCAGCATGCCTTGGGTGATGTACAGGCCGTCCCCCAGGACGATGTCCACGAATCCCTTCCCCAACGAGGTAACGCACCGGCGCAGCACCGCCTGGCTGGCGGCCAGCTCGTGGCCCTTGCCCGGCGCCGGTTCGAAGTCGATAACCACGGACGGCTTTCCCAGGATCTCCACCGCACTGACATACCGGCCTCCCCAGGTGGTGCCGTCCACCGCCGCCGCTCGGAGTTTCCGCCCGCTGGGCAGGACCAGCGTCCCATGTCCCCGGTGGCGCAAAAGCCGATAAGCCTGGTCGACGAACTGCCGCAACTGCGAACGGTTCATGAGGGGAAGGACGCGCCAGAACGTCGCGTCGGAGGCGACCATCGGGCGCTTGGACCCCAGCCATTTCTTGGCCCCCTCGGTGCGGGCGAACCGGTCGATCTGGTGGAAGCTTTGCTGGCGCAGCGCCAAGCCTCCCACGATCAGACGGAAGATCTGCCCGATGGGGATCTGGGG
It encodes:
- the acs gene encoding acetate--CoA ligase, with the protein product MADKALEALLQENRTFAPPKDFARRANVRDPRVYRVRDRVKFWEGFARELVWFRKWKKGLEWKVPFAKWFVGGRTNVAYNCLDRHLGTARRNKAAILWEGEPGEERVLTYQQLHREVCRFAHALRSIGVRKGDRVTIYMPMVPELAVAMLACARLGAPHSVVFGGFSAEALRDRINDCSSKVVVTADGGWRRGTVVPLKKTTDEALQGTSSVEKVVVLRRTGHEVPFQAGRDVWWHDLVAGAPAELPAEEMDAEDMLFLLYTSGTTGKPKGILHTTGGYMTGVYATTKWIFDLKDEDVYWCTADIGWVTGHSYVVYGPLLNGATVLMYEGAPDFPGRDRWWALVEKYKVNILYTAPTAIRAFMKWGEELPARHDLSSLRLLGSVGEPINPEAWMWYHRVIGGGRCPIVDTWWQTETGHILISPLPGITRTKPGSACFPFPGVEADVVNDKGESVDAGYLVLKSPWPGMLRGIYGDPERYRKTYWERFGRWYFAGDGAKRDKQGYFWVLGRVDDVLKVSGHRLSTMEIESALVDHPAVAEAAVIGRHHEIKENAVVAFVSLRAGHSAGDGLVQQLKEHVVRKIGSLARPDDIYITAELPKTRSGKIMRRLLRDIAEGRAIGDTTTLADPAVVRSLKEQYEEKEG